CAAAGTACCTATCCGCTCGCATGTGATCGAAGCGAGCGGTTCAAGCGAAGCTTGGTATGTACCTCCTCGGGGGCCTCGCTCTCTGCGGCCTCGCTGTCCTGCCTGTTTGACCATCCTGTGATGCCTTGCGGCATCGTCAAGTTGAATCCATGCTGCGCCACTTGCCCGGTGGTACAATAGTTTTTCTAAAACCTCATTATGATGGACCGGTGTTAGCGCGAATACGCTGGATGGGGAGGGCCATGGATCGGCAGGATGGTATGCGCCAGCCGGAGCGGACCCTGATCTATGACGGGAACTGCCGCCTCTGCGTGGCCGCGAAAGCCGGCCTGGAACGGTCGGGCGATGCGCACACGGTTCGCTTCATCCCGTATCAAAGTGAGGAGGCGGCCTGTCATCTCGGCGCCGACTATAAGCCGGGCCGGCCGGATGTGGCTTTTCTGGTCGAACGGGACGGTCGGATCAGCCGGGGGTTGGATGCCTTCTTACCGCTTCTGCCCGGCATCCGAGGGGGGCGTTTCTGGCTGGCCTTGCTCAAGATTCCGCTCGCGCGCCCCCTGGCGTTGCTCATCTACCGTGTCGTGGCCCGCTACCGGTACCAACTCTTCGGTCAGGTTTCTTCCAGGGACATCTAGTCTCACGCTTGTGCACCGAGTGAAAACCCTCTATTCTCCCGCGAGGTATTCTTATGCGCAGAGGCGGGAAGAGGAGGTTATGGACCCAATCATGTTCCTTGGCTTGGCGGCGGGCGCATTGACGACCATCGCATTTTGTCCGCAACTGATCAAAACCTGGAAAACCAAGTCGGCGCGGGACATGTCGTTCGGAATGCTGGCGACGTTCTGCACCGGCGTCTTTCTTTGGCTGCTCTACGGCCTGCTCATCCATTCCATTCCGGTCATCGTGGCCAATGTCGTCACGCTGGTCCTGGCCGGGGCCATTTTGGCGCTCAAGATCAAATACGGATAAGGCAGCAACGGGAGTGCGAGACGTGGGGCTTCCGTAAAGGCGGCCGGGTCGACTACCTGGCCTGGGCCGGTGTGCGTGTCGGCGTCATCACGCCGGCGGCAGGGGCCGGAAGGATTACAATCGGGATGTCGCGCTGCTCGTCGCCGCCGTCGTCGTTCCGGTCCTCTCCCACGCTGTAGAGTTTGTCCGATGCGGCGGACCAGAGCATGGGAAAGCCGGAGAACGGATCGTAGAATGCGGACCCGGCCTGGACGATGCGGGAGGCCATTGCAAGGTCCCGTCCAGGCCGGTGCAATCTGGCGTGCAGGGCGGCCAGTCTGAGCCGTGCGTCGGTGCGCAACAGGCGGTCCGCAAAGGGAGCCCAGGTCGGCTCCGGCCCGGAAGCGAAAAAATTGTCGATCGGATTCACGAAGTAATCCAGAAATCGGCGGTGGGTCAGCCGGGCCATGTCGAGTAGTTTGGGAAACGGGCTGTTCGGCAGATCGGCCGCCTTGATGGTGGCTTCGCAATAGCCGGCATAGATATTCAGCGTCCGTTGCTTCTGCATGGGGGAGCGGGACAGCATGTTGGCGGGAATGGGCTGTTCGACCGATTGGAACGAGTCGGCGCCCATGCCGGCCAGGCCGGCGATCCAGCGTTTCTGGGATTCTGATTCCGGCTGGAACTGCGCCGCCGCGCTCGTCAACGGATGTTCGAAGAGTGACACCCCGACCACGAATTCGTTTTGAATAGGCCAGCGCAGGGATCGCTCCGTCGGCGTCAGGGGGCGCACCAAAGGGTCCAAGCGAGGGAGGAGCGCCACGTCGAAGTCGGGCAGATTGAGCGCTTCGGACGCCAGGGCCGCGTCTTCGTCCACGATCGTGGCGGCAAAAACCTTGAGCGACAGCGTCTTGGCATTGCTCAGGACCCCGCGCCAAGCCGCGAGATCTTTGCCCAGCCGGTCCAGTGCGGTTGACGTGTCCTGCGTCCAGGCTTCCACCAGATAGAGCCGGTGTGCGGCATAGAGATCCATCAGCCTGGGCGCTCCCGGATGGCCATCGCCCCAATCGTCAAACGGAAGCGTCAGCCACTGACGGTACCGGTCGATGAGCAGCGCATGGGGGGACAGTATGTTTTTGGCTGGATCAGCCAAGGCGCGGAGTTGGCTGATCCTGCCCGCCGTGCCTTGTGGCTGCAATGCCTCCCGTATCTCGTCCGGCACCCGTAACTCCAAGCGGGATTCTTTGCCATAGTCGAAGGGTCTGTGCCCGCGGTCGCTTTGCACTTCGAGCCACATGTCGTGGCCGACGTGCAACGGGTCGGCCGAAGGGCCTGCCGAAAATCCGAGTAGCAGGAGGTAGGCGTTGTTCTTCGAGTCTTGGGTGGGCCTGGGCGGTGACGTCAGTAAGGTCTTGTAGGCCTCGCTTGGGGCCTCGCCCTTGCCGAGCCATACGTTCCGCACGAGATCGAGGAATATGACAATGAGTGCGAGAAGAACGATGAGGAGGAAAGACTTTTTCATGAATGGCTAGGTCGCCTGCCGGTTCCTTTTCGCGCCTGATTCCACCGGGCCGTGCATGGGCTAAGCACGTTGCATTCTACTGTGCTTGTGTCCGTGAGTCCAATGAATGGGCGATTTTCGCGGCGTGAAGAGACGGCGATGGCGAGGGAGCTGCATCAGTGCAGAACGATGGTTCGGCTGTGGCGGACGAAGCCCCGTCCCTGGAGATTAGCCTTGACAGAGGTCCAGGGCCTCCCCTACAGTGTCCCCACAAAATATACCTCCGGGTCAAGGGAAGAGGGTGCAACTCCCTCGCGGTCCCGCCGCTGTAATGGGGACGAAACCCGCGGAAGCCACTGTCTTAACCGTGAGGCGTGAAACGTGAAACGCGGATGGGGAATGAACCCCGTTCACATTTTACAATTCACGATTCACGGACGGATGGGAAGGCGCGGGGAGTAGAGTCGAACCCTAAGCCAGAAGACCTCCCCGGAGCATGACCGTCTTTCCCTCGTGGGCTGGGGAAAGGGTGAGGGTGAAGAAGCGGGTGCAATCCTCAGGGTCTTTCAGGCCTTGGGGATTTTTTGTTTGCGGAACCGTCGACAGCAGGGTTGCGTCCTGGTTGGGGCCTGGTGCTTCTGCCTGACGTTGTTATGGACCGCCGGCGTTGCGCAGGCCGGCGAGAGTGATGATATGGCTCTGAAGCGGCGGCAGCAAGGCATCCTCACAGGCATGCCGTTCATGGCCAACCTGGCCTCGCGGACCTTTGTGGACGATCTGGGCCGCAAGTTGTACCTGGCCAAGCCGCCCATCCGAGTGGTCTCGCTGGCGCCCAGCATGACGGAAATCCTCTACAGCCTCGGACTGGACGAGGAAATCGTGGGGGTGACCGATTATTGCGACTATCCGCCGCAGGCCCGCGCCAAGCCTAAAGTGGGATATTCGAACCCGAATCTGGAGTCCATCGTCGCGTTGAGGCCGGACCTGGTCCTGGCCCCCAGTACGTTTCTCCGGGCCGATGTCCTGGCCAAGCTCGAGCAGCTCAAAATTCCCACCTTCATTTTGGAAGCCAAGGCCATCGAGGAGATTCCCTCCCATGTCCAGACTATCGGACGGATGATGGATCGTGCCCCGGCTGGCGATCGAGTGGCCACCGAGATGCGACGACAGATCGCGGCGATCAGGACCAAGGTGGGGGAACGCCCGCGTCTGCGCGTGCTCTATGTCCTGAACAGTCAGCCGCTCATCACGGTCGGGCCGGGGAGTTTCATCCATCAGATGATCGAGCTGGCCGGCGGTGTCAATGTCGCCGGCCGCGCCCTGGTGCCATATCCGCGCCTCAGCCTGGAAGAGGTGCTGAGGGAAGACCCGGAGGTTCTGATCTTTCCCGTCGGCGGCGCCGAGAGTGTTCCCGAGAGCGAGCAGCAACAGTGGCGGCGATGGACGACACTCTCAGCCGTCAAACACCAGCGATTCCATCAGATCGCCGCCGATCTGTTGAACCGGCCTGGCCCCAGGATTGCCCAGGGATTGGAGGCATTGGCCAGAATCATCCATCCGGAGGCCTTCGACCAAAGGTCTGGGCCGTAATGGGACTGATGGCCAGACAGACCCAATCGGAAGGAGGGAGGGCTGTCGTGACGGAGCCTGTGGTGGCGGCAGGGGAATCAGCGGAGCCGCCGCGTGCCGCGCCGGTCGGGTCGTCCAGGCTGTCGCCCCTGCGGTGGCTGCTCACCCTGTCGGCCTTGGCTGCGGCCGCCGTCCTCGTGCTGCTGATCTGCCTGCAATTCGGCGCGGAGCGCATCGGACTGGCCGAAGAGATCCGGATCGTGAGCCTGGCCGTTCGTGACGGCCAGGCCGGTCTTGACTCGACCGGCGCAACCGGCGTCATTCTCATGCAAGTGCGCTTGCCGCGGGTGCTGTTGGCCTTCATGGTCGGCGGCTGTCTGGCG
This Nitrospirota bacterium DNA region includes the following protein-coding sequences:
- a CDS encoding cobalamin-binding protein, giving the protein MALKRRQQGILTGMPFMANLASRTFVDDLGRKLYLAKPPIRVVSLAPSMTEILYSLGLDEEIVGVTDYCDYPPQARAKPKVGYSNPNLESIVALRPDLVLAPSTFLRADVLAKLEQLKIPTFILEAKAIEEIPSHVQTIGRMMDRAPAGDRVATEMRRQIAAIRTKVGERPRLRVLYVLNSQPLITVGPGSFIHQMIELAGGVNVAGRALVPYPRLSLEEVLREDPEVLIFPVGGAESVPESEQQQWRRWTTLSAVKHQRFHQIAADLLNRPGPRIAQGLEALARIIHPEAFDQRSGP
- a CDS encoding DUF393 domain-containing protein produces the protein MLRHLPGGTIVFLKPHYDGPVLARIRWMGRAMDRQDGMRQPERTLIYDGNCRLCVAAKAGLERSGDAHTVRFIPYQSEEAACHLGADYKPGRPDVAFLVERDGRISRGLDAFLPLLPGIRGGRFWLALLKIPLARPLALLIYRVVARYRYQLFGQVSSRDI